In a single window of the bacterium genome:
- a CDS encoding sigma-70 family RNA polymerase sigma factor: MQDYEIIERVQKGDGELFELLVRKYEKRLFFLAWRMLHNRVDVEDAVQEIFVKAYKGLTRFRGDSQFSTWLYRIATNHILNIIRKKSSNRLVERDIESESSSSTPRSSSRNTRLKKAVEAAIQSLPPRQQAVFHMRYEEERPHAEIAEILGLSEGAVKASYHHAVLKLRESLKGFVDER; this comes from the coding sequence ATGCAAGATTATGAGATCATCGAGCGAGTACAGAAAGGCGACGGAGAACTTTTCGAGTTGCTTGTCCGCAAATACGAGAAAAGGCTCTTTTTTCTTGCATGGAGAATGCTTCACAACAGGGTCGATGTCGAGGACGCAGTACAGGAGATATTCGTGAAGGCGTATAAAGGCTTAACCCGCTTCAGGGGCGATTCTCAGTTCTCGACATGGCTTTACAGAATCGCCACAAATCACATCCTTAACATTATCCGTAAGAAATCGAGCAATCGCCTGGTGGAACGGGATATCGAATCCGAATCATCGTCATCGACCCCGCGCTCCTCTTCGAGAAATACCCGGCTCAAAAAGGCGGTTGAGGCCGCCATACAATCTCTGCCGCCAAGACAGCAGGCTGTGTTTCATATGCGCTACGAGGAAGAACGCCCGCACGCGGAGATAGCGGAGATACTTGGCTTGTCCGAGGGCGCCGTAAAGGCGAGTTATCATCATGCCGTATTGAAACTTCGCGAGTCGCTCAAGGGGTTCGTCGATGAGCGTTAA
- a CDS encoding lytic transglycosylase domain-containing protein, with protein MTSRVTPLCESKNRSRKKSLKCDYPSFWKDSSVAFLLSLLLAGCAPRGTEKSVASPRVEEIKADSLLALGQYWKALPYYREALEHYKESEQGMRVRAKLYRVFYESREWDSAFVYADALRSTVWHDSLKNKGLCYFRASRFREILSLKDASPMLRAESALLLGLDDTADVLYSEAEKILGEVARGRRAEIYAKTERKDSAITLLSTLKRPTLAQKRLLVQLLFEKQAYSELPGAIAVLSGEAERLEVLIRLYDMVGDEKKKRRTQIELMRVAPWSPGAIEAAKSLLPQDAEESFLLAKSYAAIDGSRALYLFEDAENRGYSKKECRWERSQLLYNLKRYDEALTLLKDLESDEAKFLLAKVFTAKGSDAEAMNVLEDVAANSPNRANRQEAWERQATILQRKGLNRQAAELAAKGASALGDGELGQRALVLWLAEHDTVMAYLALKGGVPLDADAAMFFRIRIHPDSADWILSRLEAKDPFSYYSLSVRGGLPDAPLLQAWFREIGDTTLTLKTAEDSILERQAFMLAEAGFFNDASSMLKLIKDPPLPRVYAWAKKFSELGSDNNAIDWAEILLKEARNRGVRTRPLEVLRLQYPVCYALQIENEAVDTALFLSLTRQESWFNPEARSPANAYGLCQLLLGTARGMDATMTVDSLLKADVSIRLGAQFLKKMQGSFDGRKVAYLAAYNAGPGAVAGWVRYLPEDDALFAELIPYDETRSYVKQLIKGEIIYHSLLNQKGERRSPF; from the coding sequence TTGACAAGTAGAGTAACTCCTCTTTGCGAATCCAAAAACCGCTCAAGAAAAAAATCGCTTAAGTGCGACTATCCGAGTTTCTGGAAGGATTCATCGGTGGCATTCCTTCTTTCCTTGCTGCTTGCGGGATGCGCTCCGAGAGGGACGGAAAAGTCCGTAGCATCACCGAGGGTTGAAGAGATTAAAGCTGACAGCCTTCTTGCGCTAGGACAATACTGGAAAGCGCTTCCTTACTACCGCGAGGCGCTTGAACACTATAAGGAATCCGAACAAGGAATGCGGGTAAGGGCGAAACTCTACAGGGTTTTCTATGAATCGCGGGAATGGGATTCGGCATTCGTTTATGCAGATGCTCTTCGTTCCACCGTCTGGCACGATTCCCTCAAGAACAAGGGATTATGCTACTTCAGGGCTTCAAGATTCAGGGAGATACTTTCCCTTAAGGATGCTTCTCCCATGCTCAGGGCCGAGTCCGCCTTGCTTCTGGGCTTGGATGACACCGCGGATGTTCTGTATTCTGAAGCCGAAAAAATCCTTGGCGAGGTGGCGCGCGGCAGAAGGGCCGAAATATATGCAAAGACTGAAAGAAAGGATTCGGCAATCACTCTCCTCAGCACGCTAAAGCGCCCCACACTTGCCCAAAAAAGGCTTCTTGTCCAGCTTCTTTTCGAGAAGCAGGCCTACAGCGAGCTTCCAGGAGCGATTGCGGTTCTCTCTGGGGAAGCGGAGCGTCTAGAGGTTTTGATAAGGCTTTACGATATGGTCGGTGATGAAAAGAAGAAGCGCAGAACCCAGATAGAACTCATGAGAGTGGCTCCATGGTCTCCGGGAGCGATTGAAGCGGCAAAATCCCTGCTGCCCCAGGATGCCGAGGAAAGCTTTCTTCTTGCAAAATCCTACGCCGCGATAGACGGTTCGAGGGCGCTTTACCTCTTCGAGGATGCCGAGAATAGGGGGTATTCTAAAAAAGAATGCCGCTGGGAGCGCAGTCAGCTTCTCTATAATCTCAAGCGCTATGACGAGGCTCTTACGCTTCTGAAGGACCTTGAATCAGACGAGGCAAAGTTCCTGCTCGCAAAAGTCTTTACTGCGAAGGGAAGCGACGCCGAGGCCATGAACGTTCTTGAGGATGTGGCTGCAAACTCCCCGAACCGCGCTAACCGGCAGGAGGCATGGGAACGTCAGGCAACCATCCTGCAGCGCAAGGGTCTCAATAGACAAGCCGCGGAGCTTGCCGCAAAAGGCGCAAGTGCCCTCGGAGACGGGGAACTCGGACAGCGCGCCCTGGTACTGTGGCTGGCTGAGCACGATACCGTGATGGCGTATCTCGCGCTTAAGGGTGGGGTCCCGCTTGACGCTGATGCTGCGATGTTTTTCCGAATACGCATCCATCCTGATTCCGCAGACTGGATTCTTTCGCGACTCGAAGCCAAGGACCCCTTCTCCTACTATTCCCTGTCCGTAAGAGGAGGCCTGCCCGATGCCCCTCTACTCCAGGCATGGTTCAGAGAAATAGGCGATACGACGCTCACTCTCAAGACGGCCGAGGATTCAATACTCGAGCGCCAGGCATTCATGCTTGCCGAAGCCGGTTTTTTTAACGACGCTTCGTCCATGCTCAAGCTCATAAAGGACCCCCCTTTGCCTCGCGTGTATGCGTGGGCTAAAAAATTCTCCGAGCTGGGTTCTGACAACAATGCCATCGACTGGGCCGAGATACTTCTCAAGGAGGCGCGCAATAGGGGCGTAAGAACAAGACCACTGGAGGTTCTCAGGCTTCAGTATCCGGTATGCTATGCATTACAGATAGAAAACGAGGCTGTTGATACCGCTCTCTTTCTATCCCTTACCCGGCAGGAGAGCTGGTTCAATCCCGAGGCGCGCTCGCCAGCAAATGCCTATGGCCTGTGCCAGCTTCTTCTGGGAACAGCCCGAGGCATGGATGCGACAATGACGGTCGATTCCCTCCTCAAGGCAGACGTCAGCATCAGACTAGGCGCACAGTTCCTGAAGAAAATGCAGGGTAGCTTCGACGGCCGCAAGGTCGCATATCTTGCGGCGTACAATGCAGGACCTGGCGCCGTGGCAGGCTGGGTAAGATATCTGCCTGAGGATGATGCCCTATTTGCAGAACTCATTCCTTACGACGAAACCCGCAGCTACGTCAAGCAGTTAATAAAGGGCGAGATTATCTACCATTCTCTCCTAAATCAGAAAGGCGAGCGTCGCTCGCCTTTCTGA